In a genomic window of Paracoccaceae bacterium:
- a CDS encoding glutathione S-transferase, protein MKLFHSPASPFVRKVVVLLHELEKAEEVELVGVTTTAFDSDPALVASNPLAKLPALVRDNGTTLYDSRVITAFLNDLHGGKMYPSGSSRWETLTLEATGDGIMDCAVSMAYEARLRPEDMQYGPWIEAQWSKIERALSVLNARWISHLSGPVDMGHVSVACALSYVDLRHGARNWRAGNDALAKWHSAFDSRPSMQATKPPVA, encoded by the coding sequence ATGAAACTGTTTCATTCGCCTGCCTCGCCTTTCGTGCGTAAAGTTGTCGTTTTGCTGCATGAGCTTGAAAAAGCCGAGGAGGTTGAATTGGTTGGCGTCACAACGACCGCCTTTGACTCCGATCCCGCGCTTGTTGCCAGCAACCCTCTGGCAAAGCTGCCAGCTTTGGTGCGCGACAACGGTACGACCCTCTATGACAGTCGGGTCATCACGGCGTTTCTGAACGATTTGCACGGTGGAAAAATGTACCCAAGCGGCTCCTCACGATGGGAAACGCTGACGCTTGAGGCAACGGGTGACGGGATCATGGATTGCGCTGTTTCTATGGCCTACGAGGCCCGGTTGCGCCCCGAAGACATGCAATATGGTCCGTGGATCGAGGCGCAATGGAGCAAGATTGAGCGCGCCCTGTCAGTGTTGAATGCCCGCTGGATCAGCCATTTGTCTGGCCCCGTGGATATGGGCCATGTTTCTGTGGCTTGTGCGCTTTCCTACGTGGATTTGCGTCATGGCGCGCGCAATTGGCGTGCAGGAAACGACGCGCTGGCGAAGTGGCATAGCGCGTTTGATTCGCGCCCCTCCATGCAGGCGACGAAACCACCAGTGGCATAA
- a CDS encoding FMN-binding negative transcriptional regulator, whose amino-acid sequence MHPNPVFHTQEDATNLAYARERAFGVLAVSGSDAPWMSHIPFLLDEDGETLWLHLLRSNPIARALKEVSLPARIAVSGPDSYVSPDWYVSPDWYGVIDQVPTWNYVAVHLTGTLELRPQEELRDVLDRQTAFFEERLLPKPPWTTPKMSEGVMEKMMRSIVPCRMAVSGIDGTWKLNQNKPDDVRLRAADHVEACGQGTDLAVLAALMRSAQ is encoded by the coding sequence ATGCATCCCAACCCGGTTTTCCACACACAAGAAGATGCCACAAATCTTGCCTATGCGCGGGAGCGGGCATTTGGGGTTTTGGCCGTGAGCGGGTCCGATGCGCCGTGGATGTCTCATATACCATTTCTATTGGACGAGGACGGCGAAACACTTTGGTTGCATCTGTTGCGATCCAATCCAATTGCGCGGGCGCTGAAAGAAGTATCCCTGCCAGCACGGATCGCTGTGTCTGGTCCGGACAGTTATGTGTCCCCTGACTGGTATGTGTCCCCTGACTGGTACGGCGTGATCGATCAGGTGCCAACCTGGAACTATGTTGCGGTTCACTTGACCGGAACGCTGGAATTGCGTCCACAAGAAGAGTTGCGCGACGTGTTGGATCGCCAAACCGCATTCTTTGAAGAACGCCTCTTGCCCAAGCCTCCTTGGACCACACCCAAAATGTCGGAAGGCGTCATGGAAAAAATGATGCGTTCGATCGTGCCCTGCCGAATGGCGGTCAGCGGCATCGATGGAACCTGGAAGCTCAACCAGAACAAGCCGGATGATGTACGTCTGCGCGCGGCAGATCATGTCGAGGCCTGTGGTCAGGGCACGGACCTTGCCGTATTGGCCGCCCTGATGCGGAGCGCACAATAG
- a CDS encoding 6,7-dimethyl-8-ribityllumazine synthase has product MTHTRFAFVKAQWHADIVDRAYEGFIQTVPSAQVDVFDVPGAFEMPLMARDLAATGQYDAVICAAFVVDGGIYRHDFVAQSVVDGLMRAGLDTGVPVLSVSLTPHHYQETDHHNAIYRAHFITKGREAADAALCILKARTGLRAQAA; this is encoded by the coding sequence ATGACACACACCCGTTTCGCCTTCGTCAAAGCGCAGTGGCACGCAGATATCGTGGACCGCGCCTATGAAGGGTTTATCCAAACAGTACCATCCGCACAGGTGGATGTTTTCGATGTGCCAGGGGCATTTGAAATGCCACTCATGGCGCGCGATCTAGCCGCAACCGGTCAATATGATGCGGTCATTTGTGCCGCTTTCGTCGTGGATGGCGGTATCTACCGTCATGATTTCGTGGCACAAAGCGTCGTCGATGGGTTGATGCGCGCAGGTTTGGACACAGGCGTGCCAGTCCTATCCGTTTCCCTGACGCCGCACCATTATCAGGAAACCGATCATCACAACGCCATTTACCGCGCTCATTTCATCACGAAAGGCCGAGAGGCCGCAGATGCCGCCCTTTGCATCCTCAAGGCACGCACAGGGCTGCGCGCTCAAGCCGCCTAG
- a CDS encoding ATP-binding cassette domain-containing protein has translation MLKLKDIVISQGNFLLKADFEIQHGRKTAVIGPSGSGKSTLLGAIGGFLDLGDGTLLWEDVDITQAVPGERLMAMLFQDNNLFPHLSIAKNIGLGIRPDLKLSGEEHARLERALDRVGLRDMGERKPGELSGGQQSRAALARVLVQDKPVILLDEPFAALGPALRHEMLDLVHDLSDETGATLLMVTHDPQDVRRIADDVIFVEGGRAAAPQPAAALLENPPPALQAYLG, from the coding sequence GTGCTGAAGCTTAAAGACATCGTAATTTCGCAGGGCAACTTTCTGCTGAAGGCTGATTTTGAGATACAACATGGTCGCAAAACCGCGGTTATCGGTCCTTCGGGGTCTGGTAAATCCACCCTGCTCGGTGCGATCGGCGGGTTTTTGGATCTGGGCGATGGGACGCTTTTGTGGGAGGATGTCGACATTACGCAAGCCGTGCCGGGGGAGCGTCTGATGGCAATGCTGTTTCAGGACAACAACCTGTTCCCGCACCTTAGCATCGCGAAAAACATCGGCTTGGGGATTCGCCCTGACTTAAAACTGTCCGGTGAGGAACACGCCCGTCTTGAGCGTGCATTGGACCGCGTCGGGCTGCGCGATATGGGCGAACGCAAACCGGGCGAGTTGTCTGGTGGGCAGCAAAGCCGGGCGGCTTTGGCGCGGGTTTTGGTACAGGATAAACCAGTTATTTTGCTGGATGAGCCCTTCGCGGCTCTTGGGCCTGCCCTGCGTCATGAAATGCTGGATCTAGTGCATGATTTGAGCGATGAGACGGGCGCAACGCTGTTAATGGTCACGCATGATCCGCAAGATGTCCGGCGTATCGCGGATGATGTGATCTTTGTGGAAGGCGGGCGCGCCGCTGCCCCGCAACCGGCGGCGGCGCTTTTGGAAAACCCGCCACCGGCCTTGCAAGCCTATCTGGGCTAG
- a CDS encoding thiamine/thiamine pyrophosphate ABC transporter permease ThiP — MAQRAQPIIGKTGIIAGGFVVAVVLLAFIGIAVRADVGRGFGPAEWAAIRFTLVQSALSALISVACAIPLARALARRRFLGRGFLITLLGAPFILPVIVAVLGLLTVFGRSGWVNVVLEAVGLPTLSIYGLHGVVLAHVFFNLPLATRLLLQGWQSIPAERFRLAAQLNLPPKMVQRTLELPLLLQIVPGAAALVFVICLTSFAVALTLGGGPRATTIELAIYQAFRFDFDLSRAALLSFVQLFLAGGAALIALWIIPDIAMSAGLDRELRRWDARGGFQRVQDAAVIALGSAFLLLPLFAIVLAGLYGLPQMPIGVWKTAGNSLGVAVLSIAVLLAVALPMAGWISTRRAGGAEAIGLIGLSASPLMIGTGWFILINPVADPVPLALPVTALINALMALPFALRILVPPMRDVLNTFDRLSRSLGLRGWTAWRWLVIPRLRAQIGFTAGLTGALSVGDLGVIALFADPDRATLPLQMYRLMGAYRTEAAAGAALVLLAMALGLFWLCDKGGRWRAEA; from the coding sequence ATGGCGCAACGCGCTCAGCCAATAATCGGTAAAACTGGGATCATCGCAGGCGGTTTCGTCGTTGCGGTGGTCCTGCTGGCTTTCATCGGCATCGCGGTTCGCGCCGATGTTGGACGCGGGTTTGGTCCGGCCGAATGGGCCGCGATCCGATTTACTCTGGTACAATCGGCGCTTTCGGCATTGATTTCTGTCGCCTGCGCGATTCCTCTGGCCCGTGCCTTGGCAAGACGCAGATTCTTGGGGCGTGGGTTTTTGATCACCCTGCTGGGCGCCCCATTCATCCTCCCTGTTATCGTCGCCGTTCTGGGGCTTCTGACCGTGTTCGGGCGATCTGGTTGGGTCAACGTGGTCCTGGAGGCGGTGGGCCTGCCAACGCTGTCGATCTACGGATTGCACGGGGTCGTGTTGGCACATGTGTTTTTCAATCTGCCACTGGCGACGCGGCTTTTGCTGCAAGGCTGGCAAAGCATCCCGGCAGAGCGTTTCCGGCTGGCCGCACAACTCAATCTGCCGCCAAAAATGGTGCAGCGCACGCTGGAACTGCCTTTGCTGTTGCAGATCGTACCCGGTGCGGCAGCGCTTGTGTTCGTGATCTGCCTGACCAGCTTCGCCGTCGCGCTCACGCTTGGCGGTGGACCGCGCGCGACCACCATTGAACTGGCCATCTATCAGGCTTTTCGATTTGATTTTGATCTGTCACGCGCCGCGCTTTTGTCTTTTGTCCAATTGTTTCTGGCCGGGGGTGCCGCACTGATTGCTTTGTGGATCATCCCCGATATCGCTATGAGTGCAGGGTTGGATCGTGAATTGCGCCGATGGGACGCACGAGGTGGGTTTCAACGCGTACAGGATGCGGCGGTGATCGCGCTGGGAAGCGCCTTTCTGCTGTTGCCTCTTTTTGCGATTGTGCTCGCGGGGCTTTATGGCTTGCCGCAAATGCCAATTGGGGTCTGGAAGACAGCGGGTAACTCGCTGGGTGTTGCGGTGTTGAGCATTGCCGTCCTGCTGGCCGTCGCGCTGCCCATGGCAGGCTGGATCAGCACACGCCGCGCCGGCGGTGCCGAGGCGATCGGCCTGATTGGCCTGTCTGCCTCGCCCCTGATGATCGGCACCGGTTGGTTCATTCTGATCAACCCTGTCGCGGATCCCGTGCCTCTGGCCCTGCCGGTAACCGCCCTGATCAATGCCCTGATGGCCTTGCCTTTCGCACTGCGCATTTTGGTGCCGCCCATGCGCGATGTGTTGAATACCTTTGATCGACTGTCCCGCTCATTGGGGTTGCGCGGCTGGACGGCCTGGCGCTGGCTGGTGATCCCGCGTCTACGCGCGCAAATTGGATTCACAGCAGGTCTGACAGGTGCGCTGTCTGTCGGCGATTTGGGTGTTATCGCTCTGTTTGCCGACCCGGATCGCGCGACACTGCCACTCCAGATGTACCGTCTGATGGGGGCCTATCGCACCGAAGCGGCGGCGGGAGCGGCCTTGGTGTTGCTGGCGATGGCACTTGGGCTGTTCTGGCTCTGCGACAAAGGAGGCCGTTGGCGTGCTGAAGCTTAA
- a CDS encoding thiamine ABC transporter substrate binding subunit, whose product MRRTLFATTLLLATQAGAETPVLTVYAGDYFTSEWGPGPMIETGFEEICACDLQFATGDLLPRLLLEGERTKADVVIGLTSDVTAKARETGLFTTHGQDNTALTLPIEWTDDTFLPFNYGHTAFIYNETTMDAPPASFDALLDLPDDVKIVIQDPRTSISGLALVLWVQAVYGEEAGDVWKKLAPSILTVTKDWSASYGMFTDGEVDMVLSYTTSPAYHMFAEEDFTKKAAIFPEGHYFMVETVGKIAQTQVPELADAFMAYVLSNDFQRMIPTANWSLPSALPADQWPEGWSQLPLPEKVLFYSEDEAEALKAQAIETWRNALSQ is encoded by the coding sequence ATGCGAAGAACTCTATTTGCCACCACGCTGCTGTTGGCCACACAGGCAGGGGCAGAAACCCCCGTGCTGACCGTTTATGCGGGCGATTATTTCACATCCGAATGGGGCCCCGGCCCGATGATTGAGACCGGGTTCGAAGAAATCTGCGCCTGTGATTTGCAATTTGCGACGGGCGATCTTCTCCCTCGTCTGCTTCTGGAGGGGGAACGCACCAAAGCTGATGTCGTGATCGGGCTGACATCCGATGTGACTGCCAAGGCGCGCGAGACAGGCCTATTCACCACGCATGGGCAGGACAACACCGCCCTTACGCTGCCGATTGAGTGGACGGATGACACGTTCCTGCCGTTCAACTATGGGCACACCGCGTTCATCTACAACGAAACAACAATGGACGCGCCTCCGGCCAGTTTTGATGCCCTTCTGGACCTGCCCGATGACGTAAAGATTGTCATTCAGGATCCGCGCACCTCGATTTCAGGCCTCGCCTTGGTGCTTTGGGTGCAGGCCGTTTACGGCGAAGAGGCGGGCGATGTCTGGAAAAAACTCGCCCCCAGTATTCTGACCGTGACCAAGGATTGGTCTGCGAGCTATGGCATGTTTACGGATGGTGAAGTCGATATGGTGCTGAGCTACACCACATCTCCCGCCTACCACATGTTTGCGGAAGAAGATTTCACCAAAAAGGCGGCAATCTTCCCGGAAGGTCACTATTTCATGGTCGAAACCGTTGGCAAAATCGCCCAAACGCAAGTGCCGGAACTGGCGGATGCTTTCATGGCGTATGTGCTTAGCAACGACTTCCAGCGGATGATCCCAACGGCGAACTGGTCCCTGCCATCTGCTTTGCCAGCGGATCAGTGGCCCGAAGGTTGGTCGCAACTGCCGCTTCCGGAAAAGGTGTTGTTTTACTCTGAAGACGAGGCCGAAGCCCTCAAGGCACAAGCGATTGAAACATGGCGCAACGCGCTCAGCCAATAA
- the aroC gene encoding chorismate synthase, with protein sequence MSINSFGHLFRVTTWGESHGPALGATVDGCPPGVAIDEAMIQQWMDKRKPGQNKYTTQRREADEVRILSGTFEGVTTGTPVQLLIENTDQRSKDYGDIKDKFRPGHADITYFQKYGIRDYRGGGRSSARETAARVAAGGLARAALSSLAPGVVIKGYMTQMGTHQIDRGQFDWEQIDQNPFWVPDATAAKDWAAYLDGLRKSGNSVGAIIEVVARGVPAGLGAPVYGKLDTDLAAGMMSINAVKGVEIGEGMSAAMLTGDLNADEISMGPEGPIYSSNHAGGILGGISTGQDIVVRFAVKPTSSILTTRRTITKTGEDTEIITKGRHDPCVGIRAVPVGEAMMACILLDHLLLHRGQVGDNQGHIG encoded by the coding sequence ATGTCGATCAACAGCTTTGGCCATCTTTTCCGCGTCACCACATGGGGTGAAAGCCACGGACCAGCGCTGGGTGCGACCGTGGATGGTTGTCCGCCCGGTGTGGCCATTGATGAGGCGATGATCCAACAGTGGATGGACAAGCGTAAACCGGGCCAGAACAAATACACGACGCAGCGGCGCGAAGCAGATGAAGTGCGCATCCTTTCCGGTACGTTTGAAGGCGTAACCACGGGGACGCCGGTGCAGCTGTTGATCGAAAACACGGACCAACGCTCAAAAGACTACGGGGATATAAAGGACAAGTTTCGTCCCGGTCATGCTGATATCACCTACTTTCAGAAATATGGTATCCGCGATTATCGTGGCGGCGGCAGATCAAGCGCGCGCGAAACTGCGGCGCGGGTTGCAGCGGGTGGTCTTGCGCGCGCGGCACTGTCCAGCCTTGCTCCGGGCGTCGTGATCAAAGGGTATATGACGCAGATGGGTACTCATCAGATTGACCGGGGCCAATTTGATTGGGAACAGATTGATCAGAACCCTTTCTGGGTGCCGGATGCCACAGCCGCCAAAGACTGGGCAGCGTATCTCGACGGGTTGCGCAAATCGGGCAATTCGGTAGGCGCCATCATCGAGGTTGTCGCACGCGGTGTTCCTGCGGGCCTCGGCGCACCAGTTTATGGTAAACTTGACACAGATCTGGCAGCCGGGATGATGAGCATAAATGCCGTCAAAGGCGTGGAAATCGGTGAAGGCATGTCAGCCGCGATGCTGACGGGTGATTTGAACGCCGATGAGATCAGCATGGGGCCAGAAGGGCCGATCTATTCGTCGAACCATGCCGGTGGTATTTTAGGTGGCATTAGTACCGGGCAGGATATTGTCGTGCGCTTTGCAGTGAAACCGACGTCCAGCATTCTGACCACGCGGCGAACGATCACCAAGACTGGCGAAGACACTGAAATCATCACCAAGGGTCGCCATGACCCTTGCGTGGGCATCCGCGCGGTTCCGGTGGGAGAGGCTATGATGGCCTGTATTCTGCTGGATCATCTACTGTTGCACCGCGGTCAGGTTGGCGACAACCAAGGGCACATCGGATAG
- a CDS encoding TetR/AcrR family transcriptional regulator, which produces MARPREFDPADALKRATGVFWEKGYQEASLPDLLEGMGLTRGSLYKAFKDKKNLYLLVLAHYEEEAVGAAQARLTNTCVPDGRDRILSLFHALSAAVAAGDTRGCLLCSAAAGFEMSDPDIAIAVEKGMRAMRNALEAALRDSPAHARLPKDDLRALANTLLTQYIGLRVLARSRMSLDIVEQSVQSVADLLGMEPA; this is translated from the coding sequence ATGGCACGCCCCAGAGAGTTCGACCCAGCTGATGCCCTTAAGCGGGCAACCGGAGTTTTTTGGGAAAAAGGGTATCAGGAAGCATCTCTCCCAGATTTGCTGGAGGGGATGGGCTTGACCCGGGGCAGTTTATACAAAGCCTTCAAGGATAAGAAAAACCTCTATTTGTTGGTTTTGGCGCATTACGAAGAAGAGGCTGTCGGCGCGGCTCAGGCGCGTTTGACAAACACATGCGTTCCCGATGGGCGTGACAGAATACTCAGTCTCTTTCACGCGCTATCCGCGGCTGTGGCGGCGGGGGACACGCGCGGATGCCTTTTGTGTTCTGCGGCAGCCGGATTTGAGATGTCTGACCCTGACATCGCCATTGCGGTGGAAAAAGGCATGCGCGCCATGCGGAACGCGCTGGAAGCAGCCCTGCGCGATTCACCGGCACATGCACGCCTGCCAAAAGATGATTTGCGCGCCTTGGCGAATACGCTGCTCACACAATACATCGGTCTGCGGGTTTTGGCGCGGTCTCGCATGTCGCTTGATATTGTCGAGCAAAGTGTCCAGAGCGTTGCCGACCTTTTGGGGATGGAACCTGCCTGA
- a CDS encoding DM13 domain-containing protein, with translation MKLLINAFLAIGLTVLATFGASAGTSGSFIGKSDHITTGGVTIVKNADGTATVTLDENFSLDGAPDPRVAFGKDGSYAPEADLGELKNLNGKQVYTVPASVNIDDYNEIYIWCLKFSVPLGVAALN, from the coding sequence ATGAAACTCCTCATCAATGCCTTCCTCGCTATCGGCCTCACCGTTCTTGCCACTTTTGGCGCATCCGCCGGAACCTCTGGCAGCTTCATCGGCAAAAGTGACCACATCACAACTGGCGGTGTGACCATCGTCAAAAACGCCGACGGCACCGCAACGGTTACACTGGACGAGAACTTCTCCCTGGATGGTGCACCCGATCCCCGTGTCGCCTTTGGCAAGGATGGCAGCTATGCGCCTGAGGCAGACCTCGGCGAATTGAAGAACCTGAACGGCAAACAAGTCTACACCGTGCCTGCATCCGTAAACATTGACGATTACAACGAAATTTACATCTGGTGCCTCAAATTCTCGGTTCCCCTTGGCGTCGCTGCCCTGAACTGA
- a CDS encoding DMT family transporter, producing the protein MAQDLTQHQPGRAIALKLCAVFLFMVMAAIIKGVSGKVPPGEAVFFRSLCAMPVILLWLWQRGQLRQGLIPSNLMGHVWRGVFGTTAMGLTFAGLGLLPLPEVTAIGYATPMFTVLFAALFLGERVRIFRLSAVALGLIGVMIVMAPRLSIGADEVSQAATLGAVMVLVASILRALVQIHVRRLVKTDHTAAIVFYFSATATCLALLSAPIGWVVDHPSFVWLWPEPSILLWLVSAGLVGGVAQIMVTSSYRFGGASMLAPFDYASMIFAGIIGYVAFDEIPTGPIILGASLVIAGGVLIIWRERQLGLDRSKSKPNMTPPGAP; encoded by the coding sequence ATGGCCCAAGACCTTACCCAACACCAACCGGGCCGCGCAATTGCTTTGAAGCTTTGCGCGGTCTTTTTGTTTATGGTCATGGCCGCCATCATCAAAGGTGTCTCAGGCAAGGTCCCGCCCGGCGAGGCCGTTTTCTTTCGCTCGCTTTGCGCCATGCCGGTCATTCTATTGTGGCTTTGGCAACGGGGACAGCTACGTCAGGGATTGATCCCCTCCAACCTCATGGGCCACGTCTGGCGCGGCGTTTTTGGCACGACAGCCATGGGACTGACTTTCGCGGGCCTGGGTCTTTTGCCTTTGCCCGAGGTGACGGCAATTGGCTATGCTACGCCCATGTTTACCGTTCTGTTTGCCGCGCTTTTCCTTGGCGAACGTGTCCGAATTTTCCGCCTTTCCGCGGTTGCGCTGGGATTGATCGGCGTCATGATCGTCATGGCCCCGCGCCTGAGCATCGGAGCTGATGAGGTTTCGCAAGCCGCCACACTTGGGGCGGTCATGGTTCTGGTTGCTTCTATCCTGCGCGCGCTGGTGCAAATCCATGTGCGTCGACTTGTGAAGACCGATCACACCGCCGCAATCGTGTTTTATTTCTCAGCCACCGCAACATGTCTGGCGTTGCTCTCCGCCCCCATCGGCTGGGTCGTGGACCATCCTTCCTTTGTCTGGCTCTGGCCAGAGCCATCTATCTTGCTGTGGCTTGTGTCGGCCGGTCTGGTGGGCGGTGTTGCACAGATTATGGTGACCTCCTCCTATCGGTTCGGCGGGGCTTCCATGCTCGCACCCTTCGATTACGCCTCCATGATCTTTGCAGGCATCATTGGTTACGTCGCCTTTGATGAAATTCCAACCGGTCCGATTATTCTGGGCGCGAGCCTTGTGATCGCCGGCGGTGTTCTGATCATTTGGCGCGAACGTCAATTGGGACTGGACCGCAGCAAGTCAAAGCCCAATATGACACCTCCAGGGGCCCCATAA
- the cobO gene encoding cob(I)yrinic acid a,c-diamide adenosyltransferase, giving the protein MSDAKTSHKEDMKKVQAKHRAKVAEAQDPEKGLVLVHTGNGKGKSSSAFGVVIRALGWKQSVGVVQFIKGKWITGEKRFFDQLGDVTWHTMGEGFTWDTQDKDRDIAAAEAAFSKAVDMMNSGEYDLVVLDEINIALRYDYLDIHKVIEHLEGRNKRTGVILTGRNAKPELMEYADLVTEMTEVKHPYKSGIKAQRGVDF; this is encoded by the coding sequence ATGAGCGACGCCAAGACATCCCACAAAGAAGACATGAAAAAAGTGCAGGCAAAGCACAGGGCCAAGGTTGCTGAAGCACAAGATCCGGAAAAAGGGCTGGTGCTGGTCCATACGGGCAACGGCAAAGGCAAGTCTTCCAGCGCCTTTGGTGTCGTGATCCGTGCATTGGGCTGGAAACAGAGCGTCGGCGTCGTGCAATTCATCAAAGGCAAATGGATCACTGGCGAAAAACGGTTTTTCGACCAGTTGGGTGATGTCACATGGCACACCATGGGCGAAGGTTTCACATGGGACACGCAAGACAAAGACCGTGATATTGCCGCGGCCGAGGCCGCTTTTTCCAAGGCCGTCGATATGATGAACAGTGGTGAATACGATCTTGTCGTGTTGGATGAAATCAACATTGCGCTGCGGTATGATTATTTGGATATTCATAAGGTTATCGAACACCTCGAAGGTCGCAACAAACGCACCGGCGTGATCCTGACAGGCCGAAATGCCAAACCCGAGTTGATGGAATACGCCGATCTTGTCACCGAGATGACCGAGGTAAAGCACCCTTACAAATCGGGGATCAAAGCCCAACGCGGCGTTGATTTCTAA
- a CDS encoding alkaline phosphatase D family protein → MTRLIRPTRRAVLAGSTAFAANLALPAISRAASRPTFTHGVQSGDVNTSSGMIWTRTDRPARVAMEVSTTESFSDARRLASLDAIPSSDMAIKRLVADLPSDQDIFYRFTAADLNDINAVSDPLVGRFRTAPTARRDIRFAWSGDTAGQGWGIDDEGMATYATMARHQPDFFIHSGDTVYADGPMQDEVALKDGTLWKNVVLPDEKRKVAETLDEFRGQWKYNLLDQHVQEMNSTVPTFMQWDDHEVVNNWSDSKDLTGDDRYTEKSVHLLQARATRAFHEMTPLRITPQEPNRVYRKINYGPMLDVFFLDLRSYRGPNTATATTELTDDQRVLGAAQMAWLKRELAASKATWKVIASDQPIGLIVWDNFREQAGAEGIADGQSGPAMGREVEVAELLRFIKTAKIDNTVWFTADVHYTAAHYYNPDKAQFQDFEPFWEFVSGPLHAGTFGPNAMDATFGAEVKFVKAPSEEQGINLPPSMGLQFFGLVDIDAQTRQMKVRLMDRADTELYTVTLDPKGAGI, encoded by the coding sequence ATGACACGTCTTATTCGCCCGACCCGCCGCGCTGTTCTGGCCGGTTCCACTGCCTTTGCCGCCAACCTTGCCCTGCCCGCCATCAGTCGCGCCGCGTCGCGCCCTACCTTCACGCATGGCGTCCAGTCAGGCGATGTGAACACATCTTCAGGCATGATCTGGACCCGCACAGATCGCCCTGCACGCGTCGCCATGGAGGTGTCCACCACCGAAAGCTTCTCCGATGCGCGCCGCCTCGCCTCATTGGACGCGATCCCCTCCAGTGACATGGCGATCAAGCGCTTGGTTGCGGATTTGCCATCTGATCAGGATATTTTCTACCGTTTCACGGCCGCCGACCTCAACGACATCAACGCGGTTTCAGATCCATTGGTCGGACGTTTTCGCACGGCCCCGACGGCCCGTCGCGACATCCGGTTTGCGTGGTCGGGTGATACGGCCGGGCAGGGCTGGGGCATTGATGATGAGGGCATGGCGACCTATGCCACCATGGCGCGGCATCAACCGGATTTTTTCATCCATTCCGGTGATACAGTCTATGCCGATGGCCCGATGCAGGATGAGGTGGCACTAAAAGACGGCACATTGTGGAAAAATGTCGTTCTGCCGGATGAAAAGCGCAAGGTTGCCGAAACGCTTGATGAATTCCGCGGCCAATGGAAATACAATCTTCTGGACCAGCACGTGCAAGAAATGAATTCGACCGTGCCAACCTTCATGCAATGGGACGATCATGAAGTGGTGAACAACTGGTCCGACAGCAAGGACCTGACGGGCGATGATCGATACACTGAAAAATCCGTGCACCTTTTGCAGGCACGGGCCACACGGGCCTTCCATGAGATGACGCCGTTGCGGATCACGCCCCAGGAGCCAAACCGGGTGTACCGAAAGATCAACTATGGCCCGATGCTGGACGTGTTTTTCCTGGACCTGCGCAGCTATCGCGGGCCGAATACGGCAACCGCAACCACGGAACTCACCGATGACCAACGCGTTTTGGGTGCCGCGCAGATGGCGTGGCTGAAGCGCGAGTTGGCGGCCTCAAAAGCGACGTGGAAGGTGATTGCTTCGGATCAACCCATCGGTCTGATTGTATGGGATAACTTTCGCGAACAGGCAGGTGCGGAAGGGATCGCGGACGGTCAGAGCGGTCCTGCAATGGGGCGCGAGGTCGAGGTTGCGGAGCTGTTACGTTTCATCAAGACGGCCAAGATCGACAACACCGTCTGGTTCACCGCAGATGTGCATTACACGGCGGCGCATTACTACAATCCTGACAAGGCGCAGTTTCAGGATTTTGAACCGTTCTGGGAATTTGTGTCCGGGCCTCTGCATGCAGGGACATTCGGGCCGAATGCGATGGATGCGACCTTTGGCGCCGAAGTGAAATTCGTCAAAGCCCCAAGCGAGGAACAAGGTATCAATCTGCCACCGTCCATGGGCTTGCAATTTTTTGGCCTCGTGGACATCGACGCGCAAACCCGGCAGATGAAGGTTCGCCTGATGGATCGCGCGGATACAGAACTCTACACGGTGACTCTGGACCCAAAGGGCGCCGGAATCTGA